In the Lates calcarifer isolate ASB-BC8 linkage group LG16_LG22, TLL_Latcal_v3, whole genome shotgun sequence genome, GCTCCTGCGCATTCCGTCGGGTTTCCGACACGAAGAGGTCATGAAGGGATTACAGCTGCGTCTCCACCTCGGCTCTAACAAATTACAGACAGCGAAATGTAGACTTGAAATGTTTCCGCTAAATGTTTCaaaacagctttatttatacaaacaggagaaaacagcagagaagaatCAGGACAACTGTTTTACCTTTTTTCCCTTGTAACTAAATTCGAATTACATTTTAGCATTATAAGAAATACATTTCACTTGTTTGACCAGAAGAACTTCACATGTAGCGTGTTGTGTTgagttaaataataaatacGTGTAGGCTATTAGGCTGGGtataaaacaataatgtatCTATCATGTAATGATAGATATATAACCTAAAACAAATTATGATAAATCAAGAAAGACTCTACTAAAAGGGAGAAGTTTAGCAACTTTTATCATACTAAATTTTTAAGACGCTTTTATGTAACTTTGCAAGCTAAAGTACTCTCAAATCAATAAACGTGAAAGATTGTGTTATACTTAAAACTAAACATGGTTTAACTTCCTTTAATTAAAAGATAACGAAACAAAAAagtccaaaacaaaataaaactaaacaaaaacatcaaaacaacacaaaccattttAAAGTTGTGCCGTGGTAAAGAAAACTAAAGAATCCGTAAAAACGCAGTAACAGCTTGGGGTGACGGAGGGGACGCTTCTGGctaccatgacaacaaaacaactaaagAGTGGCTCCCTCACGTCAGATACTTTCGGGCAGCCGTTGGTGCGCCATCTACCGGTGAGTAACCCTGGGATGACCGCCTCGTTGATGATGTATGGTGACTGCCGGCTGATGTAACTGAAGTTAGTTCCACTTTCGTCAGACATTCGTAACCTCAGAGGAGAGTATTTGACTTGAAGCCTGccataaataatatatatattaaatgtatgtgatgcttttaaaatataataagttTTCAGCCGATTTTGAAGAATTTGcttgttgaatgttttttaagGGCAGTTTCGTGAGGCAGTTATAACTTCCAACTGATGAAATTTTAGTTTTACTCACTCATACAGTTTATGAGTGGACAGTAATGCTGTGAATTCCATTTTAAGAACGTATGGCAGTTATTTCTGCtccaaacttaaaaaaataataatacaattttCATGTTAAAGCACTGGGGAAGAAAACTGATATATACAATCCGCCCTATTGTAAATCCTCTTTGATTATAATGTGCTCAAACCTGAGACTGAGATCATCTCGCATCAATATCTAattcaaaaacatcaacagtgagCCCAGATTACTGGAAGTTAGGGGTTTGATAACAATATCACAGATTGGGTTCTCGGTGATGCAGTAATTGCTTTATATGTTTATCTAATCGCTTTGAAATGTGGCATTATAAGGACAGCACACCAAATAATtgcttttctttattcattatttcactGCGCTTTTCATTCTTACTTGTGTGATattcagtatttctgtttgATATATGCATTTTCTTAGTTTTATGCATTTTTATGAGGCAGAAGTAACTTGTCTGTTGTaaaaattttcactttcagtttcttCTCGCGGATTAGAACCATTAGAACCACTAATACAAAACCAACTTCATCTTCAACATCGACGAAATGCTCCTGGCGCgccctgtgtttgtttgctaaCCAGGTACGTTGAagttatttaaagaaaaattgGTAGGCCTGGTAGAACAACAACCAGAACATACCATGAGTTTACTTTTATCGTGATCTGTCTTTGGACACCAGCGTCAAAAGTCTTAACGCACGGCTGAGTTGCTAACACAACTGATCTTGctagctaacatcagctaacgttagctcacaTCAAAGATGCAGGCGACAAAAACGAGATGGTAAATTGCTCAGTACTTCCGGTTTGGCGTTAGCTTCTGGCCAGGCAAAAGTTACTTCTAATTTGGCTAGTTATTGGTCAGggtttgttattttgtttgttatgtttgGAAGTTTTAACTACTTTGGCATGTTTCCTAACCTCTTATTACTCTGTTTGCACTTACGTCAAGGCTGTGTCGTTGAGAATTATTGTAACGTTAACTTTATAGTTAACTTTAGGTAAGTAGCAATATCGTTTTGCGTTAGCTCATGTTAGCTATGGACAATTCTCATTTAGCGCGAATGCAGTACGACACCGGTTAGTCTAATGAATGATACTGAACACATTGCGTTACTCGTTTTTTATTTAATCCGACATCTGCAACCGTTTGCTCTCGCCCTACCATGTAAATAAGATAGAATAGCGGATTTTTATCTTGACTTTTCTTTTCGTCTTTGGCTAAACTTTAAGAAAACCGGCTGTTAGTGCTGCACACCGCAAAATAACGTCGAAAAACTTGACAGCATCCCTCAGAGTAAAGATTATCTCTACACTCAGAATTGTTCTGACAAACGGACAAATCTTGTTTATTTTGCGTCAGCGTGTTTCCCTTTCACATCACCCAACTACACATCGACTAGAGATGAAGAGAGCAAGAGGCGGTGGTGACGAGGAGGGTCCCCGGCAGAATGGCTCTGCTGGCCGCAGGAAAGGAGATCAACAGCAAAGTGATGGGGACGACGGTGACTCTGCCTTCGGCCCAGCTGACCTACAAGACGACGATAATGATCCGGGTCTCAGGAGAGAAATACGGAGCAAGTACAGAGACCTCATCAACTCCGTGCAACGTGAGTAAGACGGACAGGAAGGCtgaggttgttgttgtttatttgttgacaaGTCTCTGATGTATGTGcttcttgtgtttatttttcccaGAGAATAGAGAAGACATGCTGAGTCCCTCCAACAACAAACTCACAGAAGTTTTAGAACAGGCAAACAAGCTTTTTAAAGATGGTATGTATGATTGAACCACAGAGGAGAAGCaggtgtttgcatgttctcacCATGCCTGACTGTCCCCAGGGTGCTCTGgttttcctcccacagtccaaagacatgcaaattAGGTTAATTTGTAACTCTAAATGGCCTGTGTGAACCCCACATTTATATGTAGTTTAATTTTGTGTAACAGTTCACATGTGAATTACATATCATTCTCATTGCCCAGCACTACAGATTGGtcattttgattttactgtGTTTCCTTGGCAGTTCGGCAGGCGAGGGAAGCAGCTTTAGATGCCCAGCTCCTTGTTGTAGCCACAGACTTGGGAAAGGAGAAAGCAAGCCAACTGTTTGCTGAGGGCACAGCTTTTGATCCCACGGCTTTTGCTGAACATCTTGTGAGTATATTAATAGAAGTCACACTCTTTTGTATTCAGGAGTCATGACTGCTGCAGATGGGCATGTCATCCTGTTATGTAGCCTTGTGTGAGGTACAAAGACAAGGAGGCCAAAGAAGAGCTGAAAGAAGAGTCTGTAGTGGACTTGctttcatcaggtggccagaaacacgaTTCATTAGCCATATACATTAACCAGTCCAAACCAACAGTATACCTTCACAGTGATATGATTGCAATGCTTAGGTTGTTTCTGTTACTACGCTCACCCTGTATTTTACCTAAACTAGCGGTCCAGTGCCAACAACCTTAAATGTACCTGCAGTATAACAGGTAGAGATATTTTCTGATAATTTAAGTGAATAAGAGCAGTTATACCTGCTATGTAAATGTATAACATAATGTAACATGCATCATAAgactaataaaaacatttcaactgtGTTACAATAGCTAAAAACATTGAAACCAAAAATATGGCATCGACACTGTATCATTATGGGGAACCTCCTTGTTCTAACTAGGGCCATTTGGtcttattatttaaaaatctcACTTAAATGTCAATTTCCTTAACAATAAATCAATCCAAATATCTTGCAGTATAGTTTTGTATCATCACAACCATATTATCAGCTGTTTATTTAACCAGATTTGGTGAGATTAAAATGTCTTCTCCAAGACATGACATGAGCTTTTGCTCACTGCTGTGACAAAAAGAAAGCAGCGACATGATCATAATATcatacaatgaaaaaaatatcaacacTTGTGTTTGTAATGCAGTTGTTATGAGGAGatgtctctgcttctctgacAGTTGTCCTTCATGGGTCTCAACCGACTAGAAGacggggaggaggagcagaacgGAGGTGCAGTTGATGGCTACCTGCCCCAGGATGCCTGGCACAGAGTGGCCAGGAGGGCAGAGTGCTGTTTCAGGACTGCACCCTCCTTTCACTATATGTGAGTGCCTCAGCATGTGAAGTATCACCACTTATAATGGGGAAAGGCACAGTCATGGTACTGTGATGCACCCCACCCAGACAGTATATTGTTAATTAAATTCTACAGTTAAAAACCACACAAGCCAGTGCACATTAAAcctaaaattaaaaactgttaatttGTAACAGATTCATTATTacttatattttcattttttgtttaattattgcATTATTACTGTTGCTCATCaatattttctgtctcaaatGTTTCCTGTGGTTCTTTTCATCAGGATGGGCTCATTCCATGCAGAACCACCTCCCCCAAAGCAAAAGACTGAACGGCAAAGGAAAGCACCCAGCAAGGAAGCCAAAAGGATAATGCCTACTCAGGTAGCTAAATTTACACTTTGATGGCTACAGTTATCtatgtgtctgtgactgtgctTTTGCAAGCAGTTACAAGTATGAGCAATGACTAAAACACTTACCTCTTACTGCATCATGTTCATGTTGTCTGTCAGCTGAAGAAAATGGAAGAGTCCCATCAAGaagcaacagagaaagaggtggAAAGGATCCTAGGATACCTGAAGAGTTATTACCAAGATGACCGTGAGTTTAAAGTTGACCTTGCAGACATTAACcagtattttgtaatttttatttgcCCACGTGTCTATGCTTCTCTTTCAGCAACATCACCAATATCGTATTACGAGTTTGTCATTGACCCCAGCTCGTTTTCCCGGACAGT is a window encoding:
- the nsmce4a gene encoding non-structural maintenance of chromosomes element 4 homolog A yields the protein MKRARGGGDEEGPRQNGSAGRRKGDQQQSDGDDGDSAFGPADLQDDDNDPGLRREIRSKYRDLINSVQQNREDMLSPSNNKLTEVLEQANKLFKDVRQAREAALDAQLLVVATDLGKEKASQLFAEGTAFDPTAFAEHLLSFMGLNRLEDGEEEQNGGAVDGYLPQDAWHRVARRAECCFRTAPSFHYMMGSFHAEPPPPKQKTERQRKAPSKEAKRIMPTQLKKMEESHQEATEKEVERILGYLKSYYQDDPTSPISYYEFVIDPSSFSRTVENIFHTSFLIRDGLARMYLDSAKLPCIAPVEEGEVEAGGSCSRKQCIISISPKMWKELIDAFDIRDTMIQPPNTE